A section of the Desulfuribacillus stibiiarsenatis genome encodes:
- the tnpB gene encoding IS66 family insertion sequence element accessory protein TnpB (TnpB, as the term is used for proteins encoded by IS66 family insertion elements, is considered an accessory protein, since TnpC, encoded by a neighboring gene, is a DDE family transposase.), with amino-acid sequence MLGDITVAKEIYIACGYTDMRKSIDGLAALVQETFGMDPFTPRLYLFCGRRRDRLKALLWEGDGFILLYKRLENGSFQWPRSTEQIKSLTWQEL; translated from the coding sequence ATGCTAGGCGACATCACAGTAGCAAAGGAAATCTACATTGCCTGTGGCTATACAGATATGCGCAAATCGATAGACGGTCTTGCTGCCCTTGTTCAAGAAACCTTCGGAATGGACCCTTTTACCCCTAGACTCTATCTGTTCTGTGGCAGAAGACGTGATCGCCTCAAAGCACTGCTTTGGGAAGGCGATGGATTCATCCTCTTGTATAAACGTCTTGAAAACGGAAGCTTCCAATGGCCCCGATCGACAGAGCAAATCAAATCTCTTACCTGGCAGGAATTG
- the tnpA gene encoding IS66 family insertion sequence element accessory protein TnpA has product MDEITQVKIQFRKEQWSKLIMECQDSGMTVRTWCKQKSINEASYYYWLKKIRKEACKQRLPVTHVDQKPVEFAKLSFDTRPTQTLGFITIHFPIATVEVKEGTSKETLETVLLALKSIC; this is encoded by the coding sequence ATGGATGAAATAACCCAAGTAAAAATCCAGTTCCGCAAGGAACAGTGGTCAAAGCTAATAATGGAATGCCAAGATAGTGGAATGACCGTACGAACTTGGTGTAAGCAAAAAAGCATCAACGAAGCATCTTACTACTACTGGCTGAAAAAAATTCGGAAAGAAGCTTGCAAACAACGACTTCCAGTTACACATGTGGATCAAAAACCAGTTGAGTTTGCAAAACTATCATTCGACACAAGACCCACGCAAACACTAGGCTTCATCACCATTCATTTTCCGATTGCAACAGTAGAAGTAAAAGAAGGTACTTCTAAAGAAACACTTGAAACTGTTTTGCTAGCTTTAAAATCTATATGCTAG